GAAGTGGCGTCCATGTTCCGGCGGCATCCCGTCCGTGAAGAAGGAGCCAGCCCTGTCGGCCGGCCGCGGGCGGTCATCGGCGGGCGCCCTCCACTCCACGGTGGGGGCTGCGTCATGGATGGACAATCTGTTCGGCCAGCGAGGCGGCCGAGCCCCAGGGCGCGGGTACGGGCCCCGTGCCTCACGAGGCGCCGGCTCCGCCCGCCCGTTCCTCCCCGGAGGACGATGCGTGCTGGCGCGGACGTGGGCCCTCCCCGGAGGGCAGCTTCCCTGCTGCAAGGCGTGGAGGCAGCTTGCCGCCAGGGGCGGAGCCCGCGCTCCCTCCGTCCCCGGTCGGGGCGAAGCACGCGCACGGACAGGGACGGACGGCGACGATGGCCAGGCAGGCGCGATTCCGGTGGAGGCGGGCGCTCGGCCGGGGACTCGGTGTCATCCTGCTGCTGGAGGCGCTGCTCCACGTCGCGCTCAACGCCGGCCTCGTCCAATCGCTCATCCACCGCGATACACATGCAACGCGGATGAGCTGGACCGCCGCCTGGGCACCGTGGCCCTGGAAGGTGCATGCACGGGGCTTCTCCGTGGAGCACCGGGACCCACGCAACATCTGGCGGGTCGAGGTGGACGCCCTGGAGGCGGAGCTCTCCCTGTCCGCGCTCTTCCGCCGCCATGTGGAAATTCAAGGGCTGCGAGCCCGCGGCGTGCGCGCGGGGATCCGACCCACGCGCCCCGAGGACACCCTCCCTCCCCACAAGGAGCACAAGCCCTGGGACGTGGAATTGCGGGACGTGGAGGCCCACGCGCTTCGTGCGCTGGTCTGGCACGGGGTGCGCTACCGGGGACAGGGAGAAGCGCGAGGCGCTCTGCGGCTCGTCGTCGGCGAGCGGCTCGCGTTGAGGGTGGACGCGCTGAAGCTGGAGGGCGGCCCGCTGGAAGTGGAGGGGCACGAAGTCGGGACACTGGAGGCGGCCCAGGCCGCCTTCACCATGGACGCCACGCGGGAGGGAAGCGAGCGGATGCAGCTGCTCGGCGGCACTCGCGGGCGGTTCCAGGCGCGCGCCGCCGTGGCCTCGCTGGAGGCGCTGCGCGCATGGCTGCCCGCCTCCGAGCACCTGTCGCTCCACGGCGGGGGCGGTGAGCTGCTGGCCGACGTCCTGGTCGAGCACGGCCGGCTGCTGCCGGGGAGCCGGTTGGAAGGCCGCGGTGCGCCCGCGGAGCTGGCCCTCGGGCCGGTGCGCGCGCGCGCCTCCTGGGAGCTGGACGGTGGGGTGGAGGCGAGGGAAGGCGCTCCGGCCCGCGCCCGGCTGCGGCTCGCCTTCACGCCCGTGCGGGTGGAAGGCCCCGAAGGCCTGCTGCTGAAGCTTCCAGAGGTGGCGGTCTCCGTCGACGCAGTGCCGCGCGAGCTGACACCGGAGGCTCCCGGCACGCGGCCCCACTGGGACGTCGTGGTCCACCTGCATGTGGCGCGCAGCCACCCGGTGGACCTGCGCCCGCTCAACGCCCGCACGGCCCCCACGTTCCGACTGGACTCCGGCAGCGCCTTCCTTCAGGCCGACGCCCACCTGAAACCCGGGGCACGTGGGAACGAAGCCCGGCTGCACGTGGACACCGACCTGCTGTCCGCCCGCTGCGGGGAGACGCGGCTGCAGGGGATGGCCTCCCTGGAGGTCGACGCCGGGCGGTTCAGCCTGCGGGGCGAGCACCTGGGGCTGGATGGCACCCACCTGCGACTGCGAGAGGTGTCCGCGGACGTACCGGGGAAGGATGTCCGCAAGTGGGAAGGAAGCCTGTCCTTTCCGCAGGCCACCCTCTCCCTCTCCTCGGGGGCCCTGGAGGCCCGCTTCACCGGGAGCTTCTCCAACGCGCTCCCCTTCGTCGCGCTGCTGACGTCCCGGGGGAAGCTGCCCTCCATCCTGTCTCCGCTGTTCGAGGCCGATGGGCTGGAGGTATCCGGCCACGTGTCCTGGCGAGCAGCGGGAGCCCGGGTGCGGGAGCTGCGGGCCCGGGCCCGGAACCTCCAGTTGGAGGGGCAAGTGGACGTGGCCGCTGGCGACATGCGGGCCATCCTGCTGGTGACGGTGGGCACCAAGAGCGTGGGGGTGGAGGTCATGCCCGGCGACACGCAGGTGCACCTGAAGAACGGACGGCACTGGTACGAGGCGCGGCTGGAGCCTCCCTCCCGCTGAGCCCACCGCCGGCCGGCCGGGAGCATCGCCCGCTCCACCGGCCCTCCCCTCCCCGGGGCCGATGACGGCGCGTCCCGGGGGACGGAGCTTCAGCAGACCTGCCCCGTGGGGCCATGAACGGCCCGGCGTGGAAGCAACACGGGGCCGTCCCGGGAGTCCCTCGCATGAGTGCCACCACCGCCCGCCTCTCCCCGGCCGAAGAGGAAGCCGCCGTGGCCTTCCTGCTGGACCTCGCCCGGGCGCTGCACCTCGCCTACCTGCCCGCCCCCAAGGTGGAGTCGCTCGTGAAGGACGCCGCGAAGGCGTGGGGACTGGGGATGGAGGTCTTCACCCTCCAGAGCCTGGTGACGACGGAGGTCGTCTCGGGCGGGCGGCGGCGGATGGACATGGAGCGCCTGCCCTTCAATCCGCACTGGAACCTCCGCCGCACCTCCCAGATGCTCACGCTCGCCCACGCGGTGGCGGCGGGGCAGCATGGAGTCCCCTCCGCGCGCGCGGAGCTGGAGCGCATCGTCCACCTGCCCCGGGCCTATCCCGAGTGGCTCGTCTACGCCGCCTATGGCGTGTACAGCGCGGCCGTCGCCGCGCGCGTGGGAGGGGCGTGGTGGGAGATGGTCGCCGCGGCCCTCATCGGCGTCCTCGCCGGAGTCATCCACTTCGGCACGCTCCGGTCGATGCGCATCGACCTCCAGAAGAGCTTCCTCGCGGCCTTCTTGGGAGCGCTGGTCGCCTTCGGGCTCACCTTCGTGCTGCCCCCATTCGGCATCGCACGCGCCCTGTTCGGTGGGGCCACGCTGCTCATTCCCGCCATGGTGGTGACGCTGGGGTCGCTCGAGCTGGTCAGCGAGTCGGTTGAAGCCGGCCTGGCGCGTCTCACCTATGGGTTGCTGCGCTTCCTGCTGCTGGGCGTGGGCATCGTCGCCGCCACCCGGCTCTGGGGCGTATTCGCCGCCCTCCCCGCGCAAGTCGAGACGTCTCCCCTGCCGGAGCCGGTGGTGCTGGCCATCGTCGCGCTGGGCGGCGTCGCGCTGACCATCTGCATGGGGGGCCGGCAGCGCGAGCTTCCGTGGATTGTCGGCGCGGTGATGCTGGCGTTCGGAACGCAGGAGCTGACGAAGCTGCTCGTCGGCGGGCGTGGCAGCCCCATCCTCGCCGCGTTCGTGCTGGGCGTCGCCGGCCTGCTCTACGCCCGGCGTCCGGGAAGAGCCGCGACGACCATCATCATGCCGGGGTTGCTGCAGCTCGCGCCTGGCTTCCTCGGCACCCAGGCCGTGCTGGCGCTGCTCCAGCCCGGGACGTCCGCCACCCCCGAGCGCTTCTTCGACGTGCTCCTGGTGGCCGCGCAGCTCGTCATGGGCCTGGTCTTCGCATCCCTCGTTGGCACGTCCCACGTCCGGAGTCAGGCAGGCCGGGTGCCAGCCTGAGCGGGGCGCGCTCGCGTAGGTCCCGTCCTTCCCCACTGCCATGACGCCGAGCGGATGCCCCGTGGGCGGAGCCGCGTGGCCCGCCGTGTACACCCGCTCGCCCCGGCGGGCGGGTGGTGACGCGCCGTGCGTGCGAGCAGCTTGCCGCCTGGGGCGGAGCGCGCCCCTTCTCTCCGGACACAACGAGGCAGGGCGATGAGCATGGACATCAGCAGTGGAGTCGCGGCGCGAGACGTGGGGCCCCGGAGCGACGAGCGAGTACCCGAGGACGCGCCCTTTCCAGACATGGCCTTCATCCCCGGCGGCACGTACTGGATGGGCTCGGACCACCACTATCCCGAGGAGCGACCGGCGCACCAGGTGACGGTGACGGACTTCTGGATGGACCGCTACCCGGTGACGAATGACGACTTCGCCCGCTTCGTGCAGGCCACCGGCTACGTCACCGTGGCCGAGCGCCCGCTGAACCCCGACGACTACCCGGGCGCGGCCCCGGAAGCGCTCGTGCCCGGCTCGCTCGTCTTCCACAAGACGCCCCAACGCGTCAGCCTGAAGGACCTGACGCAGTGGTGGGACTACACCCCCGGGGCCTGCTGGAAGCACCCGGAAGGTCCGGGCACCACGCTGCACGGGCGCGAGCGGCACCCGGTGGTCCACGTCTGCTACGAGGACGCGCTGGCCTATGCCACCTGGGCCGGCAAGGAGCTGCCCACGGAGGCGGAGTGGGAGCGCGCCGCGCGCGGCGGGCTGGACCGGAAGATCTACGTCTGGGGTGACGAGTTCTCGCCCGGTGGCCAGGTCATGGCCAACATCTGGCAGGGCGAGTTCCCGTGGCAGAACCTCAACACCGACGGCTTCGAGGGCACGTCACCCGTGGGCAGCTTCCCCCCCAACGCGTACGGCCTCCACGACATGGCCGGCAACGTGTGGGAGTGGACCACGGAC
The sequence above is drawn from the Pyxidicoccus trucidator genome and encodes:
- a CDS encoding formylglycine-generating enzyme family protein, with amino-acid sequence MSMDISSGVAARDVGPRSDERVPEDAPFPDMAFIPGGTYWMGSDHHYPEERPAHQVTVTDFWMDRYPVTNDDFARFVQATGYVTVAERPLNPDDYPGAAPEALVPGSLVFHKTPQRVSLKDLTQWWDYTPGACWKHPEGPGTTLHGRERHPVVHVCYEDALAYATWAGKELPTEAEWERAARGGLDRKIYVWGDEFSPGGQVMANIWQGEFPWQNLNTDGFEGTSPVGSFPPNAYGLHDMAGNVWEWTTDWFREQHQGNGGKACCIPVNPRGPSTSDRSYDPHTPHVKIPRRVLKGGSHLCAQNYCLRYRPAARSPQAVESGTTHIGFRCIVHVSPH
- a CDS encoding threonine/serine ThrE exporter family protein; translation: MSATTARLSPAEEEAAVAFLLDLARALHLAYLPAPKVESLVKDAAKAWGLGMEVFTLQSLVTTEVVSGGRRRMDMERLPFNPHWNLRRTSQMLTLAHAVAAGQHGVPSARAELERIVHLPRAYPEWLVYAAYGVYSAAVAARVGGAWWEMVAAALIGVLAGVIHFGTLRSMRIDLQKSFLAAFLGALVAFGLTFVLPPFGIARALFGGATLLIPAMVVTLGSLELVSESVEAGLARLTYGLLRFLLLGVGIVAATRLWGVFAALPAQVETSPLPEPVVLAIVALGGVALTICMGGRQRELPWIVGAVMLAFGTQELTKLLVGGRGSPILAAFVLGVAGLLYARRPGRAATTIIMPGLLQLAPGFLGTQAVLALLQPGTSATPERFFDVLLVAAQLVMGLVFASLVGTSHVRSQAGRVPA